A stretch of the Bacillus sp. FJAT-18017 genome encodes the following:
- a CDS encoding flavin reductase family protein: protein MENVTKFKEVMGNYPTGVTVVTTVDENGTPVGLTVNSFASVSLDPLLILWSIDKRVSSHDLFTKSGKFAVNVLAAEQGDVCSLFAMKGADRFSQCEWELSEQNLPVLTGVTGVMQCKTFKTVDAGDHTILIGEVIVIESYNKEPLLYHKRTFGKIPGEFYSK, encoded by the coding sequence ATGGAGAATGTAACAAAATTTAAAGAAGTCATGGGAAATTATCCGACTGGTGTTACAGTCGTCACGACAGTTGATGAAAATGGCACGCCAGTTGGCTTGACTGTTAACTCATTTGCCTCTGTATCACTTGATCCGCTTTTGATTCTGTGGTCCATTGACAAGAGGGTTTCCTCACATGATCTTTTTACAAAATCGGGAAAGTTCGCGGTCAATGTCCTTGCTGCTGAACAGGGTGATGTGTGCAGCCTTTTTGCGATGAAAGGTGCGGATCGTTTCAGCCAGTGTGAATGGGAGCTATCCGAACAAAACCTTCCAGTGCTTACTGGTGTTACTGGCGTTATGCAATGCAAAACCTTCAAGACAGTTGATGCAGGGGACCATACAATCCTCATTGGCGAAGTCATTGTAATCGAGAGCTATAACAAGGAACCGCTGCTTTATCATAAGCGAACCTTCGGGAAGATTCCTGGCGAGTTTTATTCTAAATAA
- a CDS encoding ABC transporter ATP-binding protein, whose translation MITFENIIKSYAKRPVIDNFNLEIESGELVVFIGPSGCGKTTLLKMVNRLIEPSSGKIYIKGKDISTIDPIELRRNIGYVIQSTGLFPHMTIRENLELIPKLKGEDPEAIQTKTENLMDLVGLNPEEFLDRYPKELSGGQQQRVGVARAFSTDSEIILMDEPFSALDPVTRSSLQEELFNMQKELNKTIIFVTHDMDEAYKIADKICLLKDGHILQYDTPENILKNPASEFVENFLGKRRVWNNPEVLKAEDIMIPYPVKVSPKRNVLQAVEIMKENKVDSLMVTDRDLTLIGLVTLKDLKMVDRNKLIGEVMEREIHSVYDDADLISVLKVMNERKIGYLPVINEAGKLSGLITRSSILSALSSQLIDLEVAF comes from the coding sequence ATGATTACATTTGAAAACATTATAAAAAGCTATGCCAAACGGCCAGTCATAGACAATTTCAATCTTGAAATTGAATCTGGAGAACTGGTTGTTTTTATTGGGCCAAGCGGCTGCGGCAAAACCACTTTGCTAAAGATGGTCAACCGCCTGATCGAGCCAAGCTCAGGAAAAATCTACATAAAAGGGAAAGATATTTCGACGATTGACCCGATTGAATTGCGACGGAACATTGGCTATGTCATCCAAAGTACTGGCTTGTTCCCGCATATGACAATCAGGGAAAATCTCGAATTAATTCCCAAACTAAAAGGTGAAGATCCCGAAGCAATCCAAACGAAAACAGAAAACTTAATGGACCTTGTTGGACTAAATCCGGAAGAATTCCTCGACCGTTACCCAAAAGAATTGAGCGGCGGACAGCAGCAGCGTGTCGGAGTTGCCCGTGCCTTCTCCACTGATTCTGAAATTATCCTGATGGACGAGCCATTCAGCGCGCTCGACCCCGTAACGAGAAGCTCCCTCCAGGAAGAACTGTTCAATATGCAAAAAGAATTAAACAAGACGATTATCTTCGTTACTCACGATATGGACGAGGCTTATAAGATTGCAGATAAAATCTGCCTTCTAAAGGACGGGCATATTCTGCAATATGACACACCTGAAAATATCTTGAAGAATCCAGCTTCTGAGTTTGTTGAAAACTTCCTTGGCAAGCGCCGGGTGTGGAATAATCCAGAGGTATTGAAGGCTGAGGACATTATGATTCCGTACCCGGTCAAGGTTTCGCCAAAGCGCAATGTCCTGCAGGCCGTCGAAATTATGAAGGAAAACAAAGTCGACAGCTTAATGGTCACGGATCGTGACTTGACCTTAATTGGCCTTGTTACACTGAAGGACCTTAAAATGGTGGATCGTAATAAATTGATTGGCGAGGTAATGGAACGCGAAATTCATTCCGTATACGATGATGCAGACTTAATTTCTGTATTAAAAGTAATGAATGAACGTAAAATTGGCTATCTTCCGGTTATAAATGAAGCTGGAAAACTAAGCGGATTGATTACACGAAGCAGTATCCTTTCCGCACTCAGCAGCCAGCTAATTGACCTGGAGGTGGCATTTTAA
- a CDS encoding GntR family transcriptional regulator, whose amino-acid sequence MKPIYVQIAEWIESEIISGHLNVDEKVYSQYQLAEMYTINPATAAKGLNLLADENILYKRRGLGMFVAEGAKEAIIAKRKNQTLKALIQELILEASRLNISKRELIVMIETAEVGEAE is encoded by the coding sequence ATGAAACCGATTTATGTTCAGATTGCAGAATGGATTGAGTCGGAAATCATCAGCGGCCATTTAAACGTAGATGAAAAAGTGTATTCGCAATATCAGCTGGCCGAGATGTATACAATTAATCCGGCAACCGCAGCAAAAGGCTTGAATCTGTTAGCTGACGAAAATATTTTATACAAAAGGCGGGGGCTTGGGATGTTTGTTGCAGAAGGGGCGAAAGAAGCAATCATTGCAAAAAGAAAAAACCAAACGCTTAAAGCGCTTATCCAAGAGCTAATCCTGGAAGCAAGCCGGCTAAATATCAGCAAAAGGGAGCTAATTGTCATGATTGAAACTGCAGAAGTTGGGGAGGCAGAGTAA
- the murB gene encoding UDP-N-acetylmuramate dehydrogenase produces the protein MDKIISILSENIKNENIYKNEPIRNHTYTKLGGKADIFVTPETIEELQAVLRTAQSLGQPITILGSGSNVIVRDGGIRGIVIGMGKLNSISVKGNRIKAQSGAQIIDVSRIALKHSLTGLEFACGIPGSVGGALYMNAGAYGGQTADVLVQATVMDKEGVVHFFQKEEMGLGYRKSIFMEKDYLIVEAEFELKAGDSSEIKAKMDELTEARESKQPLEYPSCGSVFKRPPGYFAGKLIQDSELQGKRIGGAEVSKKHAGFIVNIDDATSGEYLELIEFVRRTVKEKFDVELETEVIVLGED, from the coding sequence ATGGATAAAATTATTAGCATATTAAGCGAAAACATAAAGAACGAAAATATTTATAAGAATGAACCGATTAGAAACCATACGTATACAAAGCTTGGCGGGAAAGCGGATATTTTTGTAACACCTGAAACAATCGAGGAGCTTCAAGCTGTATTGCGAACGGCCCAGAGTCTTGGACAACCTATAACAATTCTTGGCAGCGGTTCGAATGTGATTGTCCGGGATGGCGGAATTCGGGGTATTGTAATTGGAATGGGTAAACTAAATTCAATATCGGTCAAAGGCAACCGGATTAAGGCGCAGAGTGGGGCGCAAATTATAGATGTATCAAGAATTGCCCTCAAGCACAGTTTGACTGGGCTGGAATTTGCATGCGGAATTCCGGGCAGTGTTGGCGGAGCGCTTTATATGAATGCGGGTGCGTATGGAGGGCAAACTGCTGACGTACTCGTTCAGGCGACGGTGATGGATAAAGAAGGCGTCGTCCATTTTTTCCAAAAAGAAGAAATGGGCCTTGGTTATCGCAAGAGTATATTTATGGAAAAGGATTACTTGATTGTTGAGGCAGAGTTTGAGCTTAAGGCTGGAGATTCTTCTGAAATTAAGGCGAAGATGGATGAGCTTACGGAAGCGAGGGAGTCAAAGCAGCCCTTGGAGTATCCTTCGTGCGGCAGTGTATTCAAGCGGCCTCCGGGTTATTTTGCCGGCAAGCTGATTCAGGATAGTGAGCTGCAGGGCAAGCGGATAGGCGGAGCGGAAGTTTCCAAGAAGCATGCCGGGTTCATTGTGAACATTGATGATGCGACTTCTGGTGAATACCTGGAGTTGATTGAGTTTGTCAGAAGGACGGTAAAGGAAAAGTTTGATGTTGAGCTCGAGACAGAAGTAATTGTTTTGGGGGAAGACTAA
- a CDS encoding ATP-binding cassette domain-containing protein, whose amino-acid sequence MNVIECSNVSKTFLRKKALDGMSFSIGENTITGLVGRNGAGKTTLLKLIAGFLKPTSGKLKVFSEDPFNSLTVSANSIFVDDMMVFPSAVPLGEILDEAGRFYPNWDGKLAHRLFDYFSFDPKNYHNRLSKGKTSMFNAIIGIASRCPLTLFDEPTTGMDEAARKDFYRALLKDYIAFPRTIILSSHHLEEIEDILEDILLIQNGRNLIHMPMADLREWAVSLRGNREVVLAAVAGRDVIHQKALGQSTLTVVVRNRFSEVELNSLRGKGLEVLPVSTSDLFVYVTNERKGGIDDVFNEDNDFGNR is encoded by the coding sequence ATGAATGTAATTGAGTGCAGCAATGTTTCAAAGACATTTTTACGAAAAAAGGCATTGGATGGCATGTCGTTCTCGATTGGCGAAAATACTATAACTGGCCTGGTTGGAAGAAATGGAGCGGGAAAAACGACGCTTCTAAAATTAATCGCAGGATTCCTAAAACCAACGTCAGGGAAGCTGAAAGTATTTTCAGAGGATCCCTTCAATAGTCTGACTGTCTCGGCTAATTCAATTTTCGTCGATGACATGATGGTATTTCCTTCGGCTGTGCCACTTGGTGAGATTCTTGATGAAGCTGGCCGCTTTTATCCTAACTGGGATGGGAAACTGGCCCATAGGCTTTTTGATTATTTCTCATTTGATCCGAAAAATTATCATAACCGTCTTTCAAAAGGTAAAACCAGCATGTTTAACGCAATCATTGGTATTGCTTCACGTTGCCCGTTAACGCTGTTTGACGAGCCTACAACTGGCATGGATGAGGCAGCCAGAAAGGACTTTTACCGTGCACTGCTAAAGGATTATATTGCATTTCCAAGGACTATCATTCTATCAAGCCACCATTTGGAGGAAATAGAAGACATACTCGAAGATATCCTGCTTATTCAAAATGGCAGGAATTTAATTCATATGCCAATGGCTGATTTAAGAGAGTGGGCAGTTTCGCTTCGAGGAAACAGGGAGGTTGTCCTGGCTGCAGTTGCGGGAAGGGATGTTATTCATCAAAAAGCACTGGGCCAAAGCACCCTGACTGTGGTTGTGAGGAATAGATTTTCAGAAGTGGAACTGAACAGTCTCCGGGGCAAAGGATTAGAAGTCCTTCCTGTCAGCACGAGTGACCTGTTTGTGTATGTAACGAATGAGCGGAAAGGCGGGATTGATGATGTCTTTAACGAAGATAACGATTTTGGAAACCGTTAA
- a CDS encoding hydrogenase small subunit: MSTYNWLEVVNVTEEMVQNTKARLPVIWISALDCTGCKEAFIRSFQPSALDTLLDFISLEYSELLSAASGIQIEHHKESVIERYKGNYALVIEGSIPDNDEVLMIAGKSVREEIIEAARNAKAVIAFGSCSSWGGLPAAVPNPTVSHGITDILPAGTKVARVPGCAPIAEVMIATLLHVHFHDELPELDKKLRPKAFYQSTVHMTCHRKPFFDQKLFAESYDDEGASKGYCLFKLGCKGPSAFNACEVICDDRCIGSGFACIGCSESNFWEKGFVPKRRR, from the coding sequence ATGTCTACATACAATTGGCTTGAAGTGGTTAACGTGACGGAAGAAATGGTGCAAAATACAAAAGCACGCCTGCCAGTCATCTGGATTAGTGCGCTTGACTGCACGGGCTGCAAGGAAGCTTTTATTCGCTCGTTTCAGCCTTCAGCACTTGATACTCTGTTAGATTTTATATCCCTTGAATACAGTGAACTTCTTTCGGCAGCTAGCGGCATCCAGATTGAGCATCATAAGGAATCGGTAATCGAGAGATATAAAGGTAACTATGCCCTTGTCATTGAAGGTAGTATCCCGGATAATGATGAGGTTTTAATGATTGCCGGAAAATCGGTCAGGGAGGAAATTATTGAAGCGGCAAGAAATGCAAAAGCTGTCATAGCGTTTGGCAGCTGTTCATCCTGGGGCGGTCTTCCGGCTGCTGTCCCCAATCCGACTGTCTCCCATGGAATAACAGACATTTTACCAGCGGGAACGAAGGTTGCACGCGTACCGGGGTGTGCGCCAATTGCTGAAGTAATGATTGCAACGCTGCTCCATGTCCACTTCCACGATGAGCTTCCTGAACTTGATAAGAAATTGAGACCAAAAGCCTTTTATCAATCAACTGTTCATATGACCTGCCACCGGAAACCCTTTTTCGACCAAAAGCTGTTCGCCGAGTCGTATGATGATGAGGGTGCCAGTAAGGGGTATTGTCTGTTCAAGCTTGGCTGCAAGGGGCCTTCCGCGTTCAATGCCTGTGAGGTTATCTGTGACGACCGCTGCATTGGTTCCGGTTTTGCCTGTATAGGATGCTCTGAGAGCAATTTTTGGGAAAAAGGCTTTGTACCGAAGCGGAGAAGGTAA
- a CDS encoding DUF1450 domain-containing protein, whose translation MKLFSALFPKQKKVKVEFCEKNLDRFLTEENFAGYQSFMSRKNVFYKEYECQSLCKECKLSPYALVDGDFISAGSSGELLERLKKLAEDEE comes from the coding sequence ATGAAATTATTCAGTGCATTATTCCCTAAACAAAAGAAGGTCAAAGTTGAATTTTGCGAAAAGAATCTTGACCGGTTTTTGACTGAGGAGAATTTTGCTGGTTATCAGTCATTTATGAGCCGGAAAAATGTATTCTATAAGGAATATGAATGCCAGAGCCTATGTAAGGAGTGCAAGCTATCTCCCTATGCACTAGTTGATGGAGACTTCATTTCCGCTGGCTCATCCGGTGAATTACTCGAAAGGCTGAAAAAGCTCGCCGAAGATGAAGAATAG
- a CDS encoding lysozyme family protein, whose translation MKKKRKISKKQVQFRRNLNLLLVLAGIIAFVMVKDQLFTIGDYVGTNLFTGKVERYIPVLHEELEKQNLEDYTPVLAAVMQQESKGKGGDPMQASESAGLAPNSITDPEQSIRQGVKHFKQAVEYGEKKNVDMPTIIQAYNMGLGYIDFVASKGGKHEEELAKQYSYIQVQKNPDTYNCGGDKDNFRYPYCYGDFTYTTKVLNNIQTFVSSFEKSTINN comes from the coding sequence ATGAAAAAGAAAAGAAAAATTTCAAAAAAACAAGTTCAATTTCGGAGAAACTTAAATTTACTGCTTGTCCTTGCCGGAATCATAGCATTCGTGATGGTGAAGGACCAGCTATTTACCATTGGCGACTATGTTGGTACCAACCTTTTCACAGGAAAAGTCGAACGGTATATCCCTGTACTTCATGAGGAGCTAGAGAAGCAGAATTTAGAGGACTATACCCCCGTGCTTGCTGCAGTGATGCAGCAGGAGAGTAAGGGAAAGGGCGGAGACCCGATGCAGGCATCTGAATCGGCAGGCCTCGCTCCAAACTCTATAACTGATCCCGAGCAGAGTATTCGCCAGGGGGTCAAACATTTTAAGCAGGCAGTGGAATATGGGGAAAAGAAAAATGTTGATATGCCGACAATCATTCAGGCCTATAATATGGGGCTTGGATACATCGACTTTGTAGCCAGCAAAGGAGGTAAGCATGAAGAGGAGCTTGCAAAGCAATATTCCTACATACAGGTACAGAAAAATCCCGATACCTACAACTGCGGCGGGGACAAGGACAACTTCCGCTATCCATATTGCTATGGCGACTTTACCTATACAACCAAGGTGCTGAACAATATCCAAACGTTTGTGAGTTCATTTGAAAAATCAACAATTAACAACTAA
- a CDS encoding glycoside hydrolase family 1 protein — MYENSGFPAGFLWGGATAANQMEGGYQEGGKGLNISDVLPGGKERLSILEEPGFNFEIDPAKYYPNHEGIDFYHRYKEDIALFAEMGFKVFRMSIAWTRIFPRGDELEPNENGLAFYDRVFDELQKYGIEPVVTISHYEMPVTLVKEYGGWRNRQVVSFFERYVTTIFQRYKSKVTYWMTFNEINSGLKMPIMGLGFSIQKEEDKYQPTFQAYHHQFVASALAVKLGHEMIPGSQIGCMLLIAPTYSYDSNPENVMYAHEQERLFNYFCGDVQVRGEYPSYMRRYFKEHGIDLQIQEGDLELIKEGTVDYIGLSYYMSRTEKKQKSPDETSKGNIIGGVRNPFLKASDWGWEIDPEGLRISLNKLYERYRVPLFVVENGLGAHDIVEEDGSINDDYRIDYLREHIKAMAEAIEDGAELMGYTSWGCIDLVSMSSGEYSKRYGLIYVDKHDDGSGTLERKRKKSFFWYKDVIASNGEKL; from the coding sequence ATGTATGAAAATAGCGGTTTTCCTGCAGGTTTTTTATGGGGAGGAGCGACTGCGGCAAATCAGATGGAAGGTGGATACCAGGAGGGCGGAAAAGGGTTAAATATATCGGACGTTCTTCCAGGTGGAAAAGAGCGATTGAGCATTTTAGAGGAACCAGGATTCAATTTTGAAATTGATCCGGCAAAATATTATCCCAATCATGAGGGAATTGATTTCTATCACCGTTACAAGGAAGACATAGCGCTTTTTGCCGAAATGGGCTTTAAGGTCTTTCGGATGTCGATTGCCTGGACCCGGATTTTTCCGAGAGGGGATGAGCTCGAGCCCAATGAAAACGGTCTGGCATTTTATGATCGTGTGTTCGACGAGCTTCAAAAGTATGGAATTGAACCTGTTGTTACAATTTCACATTATGAAATGCCTGTTACCCTTGTTAAGGAGTATGGCGGCTGGAGGAACAGACAAGTAGTATCGTTTTTTGAAAGGTATGTAACGACTATTTTCCAGCGTTACAAGAGCAAGGTTACATACTGGATGACCTTTAACGAAATCAACAGTGGCCTGAAAATGCCCATTATGGGTCTGGGTTTCTCGATACAAAAAGAAGAAGATAAGTACCAGCCAACCTTTCAGGCTTATCACCACCAATTTGTCGCAAGTGCCTTGGCCGTAAAGCTCGGTCATGAAATGATCCCTGGTTCTCAAATTGGCTGCATGCTGCTTATCGCGCCAACTTACTCTTATGATAGCAACCCGGAAAATGTCATGTATGCGCATGAGCAAGAGCGCCTGTTCAATTACTTCTGTGGCGATGTGCAAGTTCGCGGTGAATATCCATCATACATGCGCCGCTACTTTAAGGAACATGGTATAGATCTGCAAATCCAGGAAGGCGATTTAGAACTTATAAAGGAAGGTACGGTCGATTATATCGGGTTAAGCTACTATATGTCCCGGACGGAGAAGAAACAAAAGTCCCCTGATGAGACTTCTAAAGGAAATATTATTGGCGGTGTCCGAAATCCATTCCTTAAGGCAAGTGACTGGGGTTGGGAGATTGATCCAGAAGGCCTTCGCATTTCCTTAAATAAGCTTTATGAGCGTTATCGTGTACCTCTGTTCGTTGTGGAAAATGGGCTGGGAGCTCACGATATTGTCGAGGAAGACGGATCAATCAATGATGATTACCGGATTGATTACCTGCGTGAGCACATCAAGGCAATGGCTGAGGCAATTGAAGACGGAGCCGAACTAATGGGATATACAAGCTGGGGCTGTATCGACCTAGTCAGTATGTCCTCGGGTGAATATTCAAAACGCTATGGCTTAATTTATGTCGACAAGCATGATGACGGCAGCGGCACACTTGAAAGAAAGCGTAAGAAATCGTTCTTCTGGTACAAGGATGTTATTGCATCGAATGGGGAAAAACTTTAA
- a CDS encoding HesB/YadR/YfhF family protein, with amino-acid sequence MKINISKEALQWFKEEVGVEAGSNVKFFAKIYGSSPVQENFALGFSVEEPLDAAVSTEVDGIQFYVDETDLWFFNGHDLYVEYNESYDEVEFKYIKP; translated from the coding sequence TTGAAAATAAACATCAGTAAAGAAGCTCTTCAATGGTTCAAGGAAGAAGTGGGTGTTGAAGCGGGATCAAACGTGAAGTTTTTTGCAAAGATTTACGGTTCAAGCCCAGTCCAGGAGAATTTTGCACTCGGTTTTTCAGTTGAAGAACCGCTTGATGCAGCTGTGTCGACCGAGGTGGATGGAATTCAGTTCTATGTCGATGAGACGGACCTTTGGTTTTTCAACGGCCACGATCTTTATGTCGAGTACAATGAGTCTTATGATGAAGTTGAGTTCAAGTATATTAAGCCATAA
- a CDS encoding ABC transporter permease/substrate-binding protein, translating into MTAFFEYVKNNTGQILDLLGQHIWLSILSVGIAIVIGVPLGILISRSKNLSKPIIGTANVIQAVPSLALLGFLIPVVGIGSTPAIVMVVLYSLLPIIKNTYTGLTTIDRDILEAARGIGLTKSQTMRKIQLPLAFPVIMAGVRISAVTAVGLMTIAAFVGAGGLGYLVFSGVTSVDNNMILAGAIPACILALLIDFVIGRLELKLSYETKARTTVKKTKQSKARRILIPAAIVVLIVGIGTSYLYKNASAGEKITIGSKNFAESIILGNMLADLVEANTDLQVERKLNLGGTQVAHSALKTGDIDAYVEYTGTALVSMLKKPVTNDPEEAFSTVKKDFSEQYGIATLDQLGFNNTYTLAITQETADKYGIETYSDLAKVSPQLTSGTTIEFTNRPDGLPGLLKAYNMEFANSKAVDGGLRYTAMKSGETHVIDAFATDGLLEEFNLKVLKDDKGFFPPYYAVPMVREDILKEHPELREALNSLAGKLDDETMRKLNFKVDSLDQSPAKVSKEFLTEQGLI; encoded by the coding sequence ATGACAGCATTTTTTGAATATGTTAAAAACAATACCGGACAAATTCTTGATTTACTTGGGCAGCATATTTGGCTGAGCATTTTATCGGTTGGCATTGCAATCGTGATTGGTGTTCCCCTTGGTATACTCATTTCCAGGAGTAAGAATCTTTCAAAACCAATCATTGGGACTGCCAATGTCATACAGGCGGTACCAAGCCTGGCATTACTCGGCTTCCTTATTCCAGTTGTCGGAATTGGAAGTACGCCAGCCATTGTCATGGTTGTCCTATACTCGCTTCTTCCGATTATTAAAAATACGTATACTGGTTTAACGACGATTGACCGTGATATTTTGGAAGCAGCAAGAGGGATTGGCTTAACGAAAAGTCAAACGATGAGAAAAATCCAGCTTCCACTCGCCTTCCCTGTTATTATGGCAGGTGTCAGAATTTCTGCAGTGACTGCTGTCGGCTTAATGACTATTGCAGCGTTTGTTGGTGCTGGCGGACTTGGCTACCTCGTCTTCTCAGGTGTAACCTCAGTTGACAATAATATGATTCTCGCTGGTGCAATCCCTGCCTGTATTCTTGCCCTCTTAATTGATTTTGTAATTGGCAGGCTTGAGCTTAAACTTTCCTACGAAACGAAGGCTCGCACTACTGTAAAGAAGACAAAGCAGTCAAAAGCAAGAAGGATATTAATCCCTGCTGCTATCGTTGTATTAATTGTTGGCATCGGCACTTCCTATTTATATAAGAATGCCTCCGCAGGAGAAAAGATTACCATTGGATCAAAAAACTTCGCTGAATCGATTATTCTAGGCAATATGCTTGCAGATCTTGTTGAAGCAAATACAGACCTTCAGGTGGAACGGAAGCTCAACCTTGGTGGAACCCAGGTAGCTCACAGTGCTCTGAAGACGGGTGATATTGACGCTTATGTGGAGTACACAGGAACAGCACTTGTCAGCATGCTGAAGAAACCTGTAACAAACGACCCTGAAGAAGCTTTTTCAACGGTGAAAAAGGATTTTTCTGAACAGTATGGTATTGCAACACTTGACCAGCTTGGTTTCAACAATACGTATACACTTGCGATTACTCAAGAAACGGCAGACAAATACGGAATTGAAACCTACTCTGACCTGGCAAAGGTAAGCCCACAACTAACTTCTGGAACAACGATTGAATTTACAAACCGTCCAGATGGGCTTCCAGGTCTCCTGAAAGCATACAATATGGAGTTCGCCAACAGCAAAGCAGTAGATGGCGGCCTGCGCTACACAGCCATGAAAAGTGGAGAAACACATGTGATTGATGCCTTTGCTACAGACGGTTTGCTTGAGGAATTCAACCTAAAAGTTCTTAAGGATGATAAAGGTTTCTTCCCTCCTTACTATGCAGTTCCGATGGTGAGGGAAGATATACTGAAAGAACATCCTGAATTAAGGGAAGCTTTGAATTCTCTTGCTGGAAAATTGGATGATGAAACCATGAGGAAGTTGAACTTTAAAGTCGACAGCCTGGATCAATCACCTGCAAAAGTATCGAAAGAATTTTTAACAGAACAAGGGCTAATCTAA
- a CDS encoding YuzB family protein, which translates to MGIVIIDICDSNWINQLDIEAILEKEYPEVAVLRNDCLNFCGMCARSPFAMVNGKRIFAKTPEECLDKIREQIEKELAAFL; encoded by the coding sequence ATGGGAATTGTCATCATTGATATATGCGACAGTAATTGGATCAATCAGCTGGATATTGAAGCGATTCTTGAGAAAGAGTACCCTGAGGTGGCTGTACTCCGCAATGATTGCCTGAACTTCTGCGGGATGTGCGCGCGCAGTCCATTTGCGATGGTAAACGGAAAGCGGATTTTTGCCAAGACACCAGAGGAATGCCTTGATAAAATCCGCGAGCAGATCGAAAAGGAACTGGCCGCATTTCTGTAG
- a CDS encoding GTP pyrophosphokinase → MDELTQKHLATIRTIRNELAKFSMTYKFALDEMNTKINILKEEFQYVHDYNPIEHTKSRLKSPESILKKAHRKNLGFSLPKIKESIKDIAGIRITCPFISDIHRISDMIEAQRDVEVIEKKDYIKNPKPNGYQSLHLIVKIPVFMSDREERVYVEIQIRTIAMDFWASLEHKIYYKYDKEIPDRLKAELKNAAMAATELDLKMERINQEVNTIKKAERDEFFLGETLNLPTTIIERVLKQGVSKPEN, encoded by the coding sequence ATGGATGAACTAACACAAAAGCATTTAGCAACGATCCGTACTATTAGAAATGAATTGGCCAAATTTTCAATGACATATAAATTCGCACTAGACGAAATGAATACGAAAATTAATATTCTGAAAGAGGAATTTCAATACGTCCACGACTATAATCCTATTGAGCATACAAAATCCCGTTTGAAGTCCCCTGAAAGTATCCTGAAAAAAGCACATAGGAAAAATCTTGGCTTTTCACTTCCGAAAATTAAAGAATCGATAAAAGATATAGCAGGAATCAGAATTACGTGTCCATTCATTTCCGATATCCACCGGATTAGTGACATGATTGAAGCTCAAAGGGATGTTGAGGTTATTGAAAAGAAGGATTATATTAAAAATCCAAAGCCCAACGGCTATCAAAGCCTTCATCTGATTGTGAAAATACCAGTTTTCATGTCCGACCGGGAGGAAAGAGTTTATGTAGAAATACAGATAAGGACGATTGCAATGGATTTTTGGGCGAGTCTTGAGCACAAAATCTATTATAAATATGATAAGGAAATCCCGGATAGGCTAAAGGCGGAGCTGAAGAACGCAGCGATGGCGGCAACCGAATTGGACCTCAAAATGGAAAGGATTAACCAGGAAGTCAACACTATAAAAAAAGCGGAGCGAGACGAGTTTTTTCTAGGGGAAACTTTAAACCTGCCGACTACTATCATAGAACGTGTACTCAAGCAGGGGGTTAGTAAGCCTGAAAACTAA